The following are from one region of the Dehalococcoidia bacterium genome:
- a CDS encoding DUF3795 domain-containing protein — translation MDYKQMTALCGLDCFNCPMYLARENEELRTAISKNMGLPLEKASCNGCRNENGTIPFLNMTEPCNVYRCTGEKGVDFCCECSDFPCDYLHPYADMASVVPHNTKVFNLCLIKRMGLEAWAETKAKSVKDTYFKGKFKL, via the coding sequence ATGGATTATAAACAGATGACAGCACTCTGTGGGTTAGACTGCTTTAACTGTCCAATGTATCTGGCAAGGGAGAATGAAGAGCTGAGGACGGCGATCTCCAAGAATATGGGTCTTCCATTGGAAAAAGCGTCCTGTAACGGGTGTCGAAATGAAAACGGAACCATACCCTTCCTCAACATGACCGAGCCATGCAATGTCTATAGATGCACCGGGGAGAAAGGTGTTGATTTTTGCTGCGAGTGCTCCGATTTTCCATGTGACTATCTCCATCCTTATGCCGATATGGCGTCAGTGGTGCCCCATAATACCAAGGTTTTCAACCTGTGCTTGATAAAGAGGATGGGGTTGGAAGCATGGGCAGAAACCAAGGCGAAAAGCGTAAAGGATACATATTTCAAGGGGAAGTTTAAACTATAA
- a CDS encoding GNAT family N-acetyltransferase translates to MSEKRIEHSIVPASVPEDTEDFVRLFIIAGPEFVPALYAGTQDRVVANCFRHRRNVASFEHTHLVKINGVNAGMVVAYDWIVNKSQGVKTGLLMARYMRSKLLKQMRYLKWAGEVLGSMDDGTFYIASLAFYPEFRNQGLGTNLMSFTEEAAIRAGAVKLELDAETYNEGAIRFYQRFGMKTVGEPRGTVINGQRFEFIRLSKDIPGGD, encoded by the coding sequence ATGAGCGAAAAAAGGATTGAACACAGCATCGTCCCGGCGAGCGTTCCAGAAGATACGGAGGACTTCGTCAGGCTCTTCATCATAGCTGGTCCGGAGTTTGTCCCCGCACTTTATGCTGGCACACAGGATAGGGTAGTCGCAAACTGCTTTCGCCATAGACGAAACGTTGCCAGCTTCGAGCATACCCATTTGGTGAAGATCAACGGGGTAAACGCCGGCATGGTTGTCGCCTACGATTGGATAGTGAACAAGAGCCAGGGGGTAAAAACGGGGTTATTAATGGCCAGATACATGAGATCGAAATTATTGAAGCAGATGCGTTACCTTAAGTGGGCCGGCGAGGTGTTGGGCAGTATGGACGACGGTACATTCTACATCGCCAGCCTGGCATTCTACCCCGAGTTCAGGAACCAGGGATTGGGCACAAATCTTATGTCCTTTACCGAAGAAGCGGCCATAAGGGCAGGGGCAGTAAAACTTGAATTGGATGCGGAGACGTACAATGAGGGCGCTATCAGGTTCTACCAGAGGTTCGGGATGAAGACCGTGGGAGAGCCACGCGGGACCGTGATCAATGGCCAGAGGTTCGAGTTTATCAGGCTGTCCAAGGATATACCAGGGGGTGATTAG
- a CDS encoding multidrug efflux SMR transporter, protein MGWFLLALAIVLEVAGTTCMKLSGGFKEIVPTVLVFFFYGFSFTAFIYALKTIDLSITYAIWAGLGLALIAAIGILYFKESVTVPRMVFIGLILVGVIGLSLSGVRG, encoded by the coding sequence ATGGGCTGGTTTTTACTAGCGCTGGCGATTGTTCTCGAGGTGGCTGGCACAACATGTATGAAGCTTTCAGGCGGATTTAAGGAGATAGTGCCAACCGTGCTGGTATTCTTTTTCTACGGTTTCTCTTTTACCGCTTTCATATATGCCCTCAAAACAATCGATCTGAGCATTACCTATGCGATATGGGCGGGCCTGGGGCTGGCTTTAATAGCGGCGATAGGTATATTATATTTCAAGGAATCGGTGACCGTTCCGAGAATGGTTTTTATCGGACTCATACTCGTAGGTGTTATCGGCTTGAGCCTGAGCGGGGTTAGAGGGTAA